A window of Phycobacter azelaicus contains these coding sequences:
- a CDS encoding MarR family winged helix-turn-helix transcriptional regulator, translating to MNEENVVTQEPQAAGTPRLGEIGLENFPPYLMNRIMGRYNASLREEMAALGLTTPKMRTLAVLSVMDGLLIRELAVYAVVEQSTLSRSLDKMEKEGLISRCPDPDDSRATRIYMTPRGRETQEKLWPHIAAAYAQMFKGISEEEQRQFVATLQTILRNVRVHQI from the coding sequence ATGAACGAGGAAAATGTTGTCACGCAAGAACCGCAAGCCGCAGGTACGCCGCGGCTGGGAGAGATCGGGCTGGAGAATTTCCCGCCCTACCTGATGAACCGCATAATGGGGCGCTACAACGCCTCCCTGCGCGAAGAAATGGCGGCCCTGGGCCTAACGACACCCAAGATGCGGACGCTGGCGGTGCTTTCCGTGATGGATGGACTATTGATCCGTGAACTTGCCGTCTATGCGGTGGTGGAGCAATCGACGCTCAGCCGATCCCTGGACAAGATGGAAAAGGAAGGGCTGATTTCCCGCTGCCCTGACCCGGACGACAGCCGCGCCACCCGCATCTACATGACGCCGAGGGGTCGTGAAACGCAGGAAAAGCTCTGGCCGCATATCGCTGCGGCCTATGCGCAGATGTTCAAAGGCATCAGCGAAGAAGAGCAGCGCCAGTTCGTCGCCACCCTGCAAACTATTCTGCGCAACGTGCGCGTGCACCAGATCTGA
- a CDS encoding phytoene desaturase family protein, translated as MAAAPHIIIGSGINALVSAALLSRKGQPVLMLERSDRIGGCMRTDEITLPGYAHDVMAATFVLFLTSPAYAELAEDLGKHGLEFCHTAHPTAVLRPNGRATVLTMDRATNIAAFDALHPGDGAQHGRDVGGIEADAEFLFALLGGPLWSLGTAKLMAKQAWKRGLNGLKSWVGAALQPARGWLESSYGSEDMQALWAPWVLHCGLTPESTYSAQMGRVVAFALEAAGAPVVKGGAGAAAGAFGRLITGNGGVIRTGTDVTRIITQNGHAVGVETSDGEVIHGASVIASVTPSQLYGRLLPQEDAPEATKNYRHGRGNFQLHYALDAAPEWLSEGLEDVALIHLADGVDSVSKSANEAERGMLPETPTICVGQPHRMDPTRCPDGKAILWLQIPDAPRVIKGDAAGQIETGPEWDEATREAFANRIEAILARHIKDFDKIKLARRAYSPADLQDLNMNLVGGDPYGGACTLDQFFVWRPFPQSVNNTTAVKDLHMIGAATHPGPGLGGGSGYNLAKRMGA; from the coding sequence ATGGCCGCCGCTCCGCATATCATCATCGGCTCTGGCATCAACGCGCTGGTCTCCGCCGCGCTCCTGTCCCGCAAGGGGCAGCCGGTTCTGATGCTTGAACGCTCTGATCGGATCGGCGGCTGCATGCGCACCGATGAGATCACGCTGCCGGGCTATGCCCATGATGTGATGGCGGCGACCTTTGTTCTGTTCCTGACCTCCCCCGCCTATGCAGAGCTGGCCGAGGATCTGGGCAAGCACGGGCTGGAGTTCTGCCACACCGCCCATCCCACGGCAGTACTGCGCCCGAACGGGCGCGCCACGGTGCTGACCATGGACCGCGCCACCAATATTGCGGCCTTTGACGCACTACATCCCGGCGACGGGGCGCAGCATGGCCGCGATGTGGGCGGGATCGAAGCGGATGCGGAGTTCCTTTTTGCTCTGCTCGGCGGGCCACTCTGGTCGCTGGGCACCGCCAAACTGATGGCGAAACAGGCCTGGAAGCGGGGCTTAAACGGCCTCAAATCCTGGGTCGGCGCGGCGCTGCAACCGGCGCGGGGCTGGCTGGAATCCTCTTACGGCTCCGAAGACATGCAGGCCCTATGGGCGCCCTGGGTGCTCCACTGCGGGCTGACCCCGGAAAGCACCTACTCTGCCCAGATGGGCCGGGTCGTCGCCTTCGCGCTGGAGGCCGCTGGGGCGCCCGTGGTCAAGGGCGGCGCCGGTGCAGCGGCTGGGGCATTCGGTCGCCTGATCACGGGAAACGGCGGCGTGATCCGCACGGGCACGGATGTGACCCGGATCATCACACAGAACGGGCATGCCGTGGGCGTGGAGACCAGCGATGGCGAGGTGATCCACGGCGCCTCGGTCATTGCATCGGTCACCCCCTCGCAGCTGTATGGCCGTCTGTTGCCGCAAGAGGATGCCCCCGAAGCCACCAAGAATTATCGCCATGGGCGTGGCAATTTCCAGCTGCACTATGCGCTGGACGCTGCCCCCGAATGGCTGAGCGAAGGCTTGGAAGACGTCGCTCTGATCCACCTCGCCGATGGCGTCGACAGCGTGTCGAAATCCGCCAACGAAGCGGAGCGCGGCATGCTGCCCGAAACCCCGACCATCTGCGTCGGCCAGCCCCATCGCATGGACCCCACCCGCTGCCCGGACGGCAAGGCGATCCTCTGGCTGCAGATCCCCGACGCCCCCCGCGTGATCAAGGGGGATGCCGCAGGCCAGATCGAAACAGGGCCAGAGTGGGACGAGGCTACCCGCGAAGCCTTTGCCAACCGGATCGAGGCGATCCTTGCCCGGCACATCAAGGATTTCGACAAGATCAAACTGGCCCGCCGCGCCTATTCCCCCGCCGACCTGCAGGATCTGAACATGAATCTGGTGGGCGGCGACCCCTATGGCGGGGCCTGCACCCTCGACCAGTTCTTTGTCTGGCGCCCCTTCCCTCAATCGGTCAATAACACCACCGCAGTGAAGGACCTGCATATGATTGGCGCTGCGACCCACCCCGGACCTGGTCTGGGCGGCGGGTCCGGCTACAACCTTGCTAAAAGGATGGGTGCATGA
- a CDS encoding cyclase family protein, translated as MTATTALDGLGAKLLTGEIEVVDCTGVLGPNNPILQLPEDFAKNTPKVEIHKISEYDEDGPFFAWNWMVLGEHSGTHFDAPHHWITGKDYEEGFTDTLDVQRLIAPVNVIDCSAESAENEDFLLTADLIKAWEAEHGEIGKGEWVVMRTDWDKRAGDEAAFLNADETGPHSPGPTPDAIEYLLSKGIVGWGSQCIGTDAGQAGGMEPPYPAHNLLHRDNCFGLASLANLDKLPPKGAILIAAPLKIERGTGSPIRALALVPKG; from the coding sequence ATGACCGCAACAACCGCATTGGACGGGCTTGGCGCCAAGCTTTTGACCGGAGAGATCGAGGTCGTGGACTGCACCGGCGTGCTGGGTCCGAACAATCCGATCCTGCAACTGCCCGAGGATTTTGCAAAGAACACCCCCAAGGTCGAGATCCACAAGATCAGCGAATACGACGAGGATGGTCCGTTCTTTGCCTGGAACTGGATGGTGCTAGGTGAACATTCCGGCACGCATTTCGATGCGCCGCACCACTGGATCACCGGCAAGGACTATGAGGAAGGCTTCACAGACACGCTGGACGTGCAGCGCCTGATTGCTCCGGTCAATGTGATCGACTGCTCCGCCGAAAGCGCGGAAAATGAGGATTTCCTGCTGACCGCCGATCTGATCAAGGCCTGGGAGGCCGAGCATGGCGAAATCGGCAAGGGCGAATGGGTGGTGATGCGTACCGACTGGGACAAGCGCGCAGGCGACGAGGCGGCCTTCCTCAACGCCGATGAAACCGGCCCGCACAGCCCCGGGCCGACCCCGGATGCGATCGAGTACCTTCTCAGCAAGGGCATCGTAGGCTGGGGTAGCCAGTGCATCGGCACCGATGCCGGTCAGGCCGGCGGGATGGAGCCGCCCTACCCGGCGCACAACCTGCTGCACCGCGACAACTGCTTTGGCCTGGCCTCGCTTGCCAACCTCGACAAGCTGCCGCCCAAGGGCGCCATCCTGATCGCCGCCCCGCTGAAGATCGAGCGCGGCACCGGCAGCCCGATCCGCGCCTTGGCGCTGGTTCCCAAAGGATAA
- a CDS encoding phytoene desaturase family protein, giving the protein MSTVPDAVIIGSGHNSLACAAHLAAKGWRVAVYERAEVPGRAVKTGEYTRPGFRHDWAAMNLSLFAGSSFHQAYAQELAGHGLSFAPAANCFASVFPDGTWLGIGTDVGANTARIERENPADAKAWEALSAEFPARAETLFALLGSPINKRAFASLGWKSWRKMGSAGLMDLGQFLASSPRSWLEETFQSPKVRALLAAWGMHLDFAPDVAGGALFPYLEGQVNQAFGMVLGQGGADGMIKAMVAMIEARGGYVTCGVEVSRVLQSGGRATGVELADGTRVEAKRAVIANVAPAAMLRLTGGTPDKRYDRGMETFSHAPGTMMIHLAMEDLPDWAAGEELKRFAYVHMAPSLDQMARTYAQAKAGLLPDEPVIVCGQPTAIDPSRAPEGKHVLWLQVRMVPGQIKGDAAGEITATEWTEAAQPMAERALDLLETYAPGTRAKILGQHIVTPAMLEADNPNLVGGDQVCGSHHLNQHFMFRPLRGFADGSTPIRDLYHTGAAVWPGAGTGAGAGYLLGQKLAGA; this is encoded by the coding sequence ATGTCCACGGTGCCGGATGCAGTCATAATAGGAAGCGGTCACAATTCACTGGCCTGCGCTGCGCATCTGGCGGCGAAGGGGTGGCGCGTTGCCGTCTACGAGCGCGCCGAAGTGCCGGGCAGGGCTGTAAAGACAGGTGAATATACGCGTCCCGGCTTTCGCCATGATTGGGCTGCGATGAATCTATCCCTTTTTGCAGGGTCTTCATTTCATCAGGCATATGCACAGGAGCTTGCGGGTCATGGGCTGTCTTTCGCGCCTGCGGCCAATTGTTTTGCTTCGGTTTTTCCGGATGGGACCTGGCTGGGAATCGGCACCGACGTGGGTGCGAATACGGCGCGAATCGAGCGTGAGAACCCGGCGGATGCCAAAGCCTGGGAGGCGTTGAGCGCAGAATTCCCGGCGCGTGCTGAAACTTTGTTCGCTCTTCTCGGAAGTCCGATCAATAAACGTGCATTTGCATCTTTAGGGTGGAAGTCCTGGCGCAAGATGGGCTCTGCCGGGCTGATGGATCTGGGTCAGTTCCTGGCTTCATCCCCGCGCAGTTGGCTGGAAGAGACGTTTCAGTCGCCCAAGGTGCGCGCGCTGCTGGCGGCCTGGGGCATGCATCTGGATTTTGCCCCCGATGTGGCGGGCGGTGCCCTGTTTCCCTATCTCGAAGGGCAGGTCAATCAGGCCTTTGGCATGGTGCTGGGGCAGGGCGGCGCCGACGGCATGATCAAGGCGATGGTCGCCATGATCGAAGCGCGCGGCGGGTATGTGACCTGTGGGGTAGAGGTTTCGCGCGTTTTGCAGTCTGGCGGGCGGGCTACTGGCGTTGAGTTGGCCGATGGCACGCGGGTAGAGGCGAAAAGGGCGGTGATCGCCAATGTCGCCCCCGCCGCGATGTTGCGGTTGACCGGTGGCACACCTGACAAACGGTACGACCGGGGGATGGAGACATTCTCACATGCGCCGGGCACCATGATGATCCACTTGGCCATGGAGGATCTGCCGGATTGGGCGGCGGGCGAAGAACTCAAGCGGTTCGCCTATGTGCATATGGCGCCGAGCCTTGATCAGATGGCCCGCACCTATGCGCAGGCCAAGGCGGGGCTGTTGCCGGATGAGCCGGTGATTGTCTGCGGTCAGCCGACCGCAATCGACCCCAGCCGCGCGCCCGAGGGAAAGCATGTGCTGTGGCTGCAGGTGCGCATGGTGCCGGGACAGATCAAAGGCGATGCCGCTGGCGAAATCACCGCAACCGAATGGACAGAGGCTGCGCAGCCGATGGCAGAGCGCGCGCTTGATCTCCTTGAAACCTATGCACCCGGCACAAGGGCAAAGATCCTTGGCCAGCATATCGTGACTCCCGCCATGCTGGAGGCCGACAACCCCAACCTTGTGGGCGGGGATCAGGTCTGCGGCAGTCACCATCTGAACCAGCATTTCATGTTCCGGCCCCTGCGCGGGTTCGCTGACGGCTCAACCCCCATTCGTGATCTCTATCACACCGGGGCGGCGGTCTGGCCAGGCGCGGGAACCGGGGCCGGGGCGGGATACCTGCTCGGGCAAAAACTGGCCGGCGCCTAA
- a CDS encoding ABC transporter substrate-binding protein, with protein sequence MKLTRRTLLQSTAASVALAGASLPSFAAGIEELVIAYNVNLPSWDPTVGPSAVNPTIQGIYQSVFDLFIPQNPDLSFGSGILTGYGWNEDKTKIWMDVREGVTWHNGDPLTPEDVAWSLERAGNPETGNPIQFIWGKIGNYAIDGNRVTADVLAYEPTIFKWMSFLTGYILPKNYYESVGADGFEAAPVGTGPYMVEKFERNAFVRLKANENYWGGAPEFKSVTIKFVTDAASRVAEVESGNAHVTLEMPYEEFDRLKEKSGIMGTAAPVSDIGMIFINDVDVMKDANVRMAMAHAIDKQLIIDRLLSGYGVAIDTLQTPDYSAYDASIKVAYDPEKAKELLAASGYGPDNPVKFTIQTTRGFKPKDYEIIQAIVGLWRRVGIEAEIEVYEIAKHYELRAADTLAPAAFYNWGNSIGDPTTSTGFAMFGPSPHSVWDGEDLMQKILPLWGEADEAKRIDGWKEVDRFIAANALVIPLLQYVQPILHSEQVKVVPHASGALLPHLMTRA encoded by the coding sequence ATGAAACTCACAAGACGCACGTTATTACAAAGTACCGCCGCCAGTGTAGCCCTTGCCGGGGCCAGCCTGCCCAGCTTTGCCGCCGGGATCGAGGAACTGGTGATCGCCTACAACGTCAATCTGCCCAGCTGGGACCCAACCGTGGGCCCTTCGGCGGTGAACCCGACCATCCAAGGCATCTACCAGTCGGTGTTTGACCTGTTCATTCCGCAGAACCCGGATCTGTCGTTCGGCTCTGGCATCCTGACCGGCTATGGCTGGAATGAGGACAAGACCAAGATCTGGATGGATGTGCGCGAAGGGGTGACTTGGCACAATGGCGACCCCCTGACGCCCGAGGACGTGGCCTGGTCGCTGGAGCGCGCGGGCAATCCAGAGACCGGCAACCCGATCCAGTTCATCTGGGGCAAGATCGGCAATTATGCCATCGATGGCAACCGGGTGACGGCGGATGTTCTGGCCTATGAGCCGACGATCTTCAAATGGATGAGCTTCCTCACCGGCTATATCCTGCCCAAGAACTACTATGAGTCCGTCGGCGCCGATGGATTCGAGGCCGCCCCCGTGGGCACCGGCCCCTATATGGTCGAAAAGTTTGAGCGCAACGCCTTCGTGCGCCTCAAGGCCAATGAAAACTACTGGGGCGGCGCGCCCGAGTTCAAATCCGTCACCATTAAATTCGTGACCGATGCCGCCAGCCGCGTGGCCGAGGTGGAATCGGGCAACGCCCATGTGACGTTGGAAATGCCCTATGAGGAGTTCGACCGCCTCAAAGAGAAATCCGGTATCATGGGCACCGCCGCGCCGGTCTCGGATATCGGGATGATCTTCATCAACGATGTGGACGTGATGAAGGACGCCAATGTGCGTATGGCCATGGCCCATGCCATCGACAAGCAGTTGATCATCGACCGCCTGCTGTCCGGCTATGGCGTTGCCATCGACACGCTGCAGACGCCGGACTATTCCGCCTATGACGCTTCGATCAAGGTCGCCTATGACCCTGAGAAGGCCAAGGAGTTGCTGGCGGCCTCGGGTTATGGGCCGGACAATCCGGTCAAGTTCACCATCCAGACCACCCGCGGCTTCAAGCCGAAGGATTACGAGATCATCCAGGCCATCGTCGGCCTCTGGCGCCGGGTCGGGATCGAGGCCGAGATCGAAGTCTACGAGATCGCCAAACACTACGAGCTGCGCGCGGCGGATACGTTGGCGCCTGCGGCCTTCTACAACTGGGGCAACTCGATCGGTGATCCCACAACCTCGACCGGCTTTGCCATGTTCGGCCCCTCGCCGCATTCGGTCTGGGATGGCGAAGACCTGATGCAGAAGATCCTGCCTTTGTGGGGGGAAGCGGATGAGGCCAAGCGGATCGATGGCTGGAAAGAGGTGGATCGCTTCATCGCGGCCAATGCGCTAGTCATTCCGCTGCTGCAATATGTTCAGCCGATCCTGCACAGTGAGCAGGTCAAGGTTGTTCCCCATGCCTCCGGGGCGCTTCTGCCCCACCTGATGACGCGGGCCTGA
- a CDS encoding ABC transporter permease produces MQILRRMIARLAATAVTRVGVAVIVFVVIRVVPGNPIAMMLPPGATDADIQRLQELYGLDKTIPEQFLIWAGGVLQGDFGTSISLRQPVSELVLGRLPATLELSVMALVIAVILGGGMALTATLYRGTRLEGAIDVTGGMALSVPDFLWGLVLILLFGVLWPLFHISGRISPSLGFEFQSNFYLWESFVRLRFDVWADIVAHMFMPALALAIPLAAIISQLLKQSLKETMHLDYVTLARTKGYSETSIITREALPNAILPTLTLVGVQFTFLIGGTVIVERLFSYEGLGNMAIDAVINRDLPLIQGIVILFALIFTVVNLVVDMTYAALNPRLRHA; encoded by the coding sequence ATGCAGATCCTGCGCAGAATGATCGCGCGGCTGGCGGCCACGGCTGTGACGCGGGTCGGGGTGGCGGTCATCGTCTTTGTGGTCATCCGCGTGGTGCCGGGCAACCCGATTGCCATGATGCTGCCGCCGGGGGCCACCGATGCGGATATCCAGCGGCTTCAAGAACTTTACGGCCTTGATAAAACCATCCCCGAGCAGTTCCTGATCTGGGCGGGCGGCGTGCTTCAGGGCGATTTCGGCACCTCCATTTCGCTGCGCCAGCCGGTGTCCGAGCTGGTTCTGGGTCGTCTGCCCGCCACGCTGGAGCTTTCGGTGATGGCGCTGGTCATCGCGGTGATCCTCGGCGGAGGCATGGCGCTGACTGCGACCCTATATCGGGGCACGCGGTTAGAGGGCGCCATTGATGTCACCGGCGGCATGGCCCTGTCGGTGCCGGATTTCCTCTGGGGGCTGGTGCTGATCCTGCTCTTTGGTGTGCTTTGGCCCCTGTTTCATATCTCGGGGCGCATCTCGCCCTCTTTGGGGTTTGAGTTTCAGTCGAACTTCTACCTTTGGGAAAGCTTTGTCCGCCTGCGGTTTGATGTCTGGGCGGATATCGTCGCCCATATGTTCATGCCCGCGCTGGCGCTGGCGATTCCGCTGGCGGCGATCATCTCGCAGCTGCTGAAGCAGTCGCTTAAGGAAACCATGCATCTGGATTACGTGACCCTGGCGCGCACCAAGGGGTATTCCGAGACCAGCATCATCACCCGCGAGGCGCTGCCCAATGCGATCCTGCCGACGCTGACGCTGGTCGGGGTGCAGTTCACCTTCCTGATCGGAGGCACGGTCATCGTGGAGCGGCTGTTCTCTTATGAAGGGCTTGGCAACATGGCGATCGACGCGGTGATCAACCGCGATCTGCCGCTCATTCAGGGGATCGTGATCCTGTTCGCTCTGATTTTCACCGTGGTCAATCTGGTCGTCGATATGACCTATGCCGCCCTGAACCCGAGGCTGCGTCATGCGTGA
- a CDS encoding ABC transporter permease yields the protein MRDTRAHTREPGLRLWLSGGWITILVLAALLAPWISPHDPLAQDLFAGRMPPFWQAGADPNYLLGTDSLGRDVLSRILHGARLALTVALIAGVLTCLIGAALGLIAGYYGGWADLVISRLVDIWMAFPPVLFAILLIAVLGTGMTSIIIAIVVIDWTRFARVIRAEAMSQSKMDYVASAQVVGRSRFGTALTEILPNVLPTIVALLTLEMGIAVIVEAILSFVNLSISTDAPTWGGMIAEGRTSVHQAWWVLVFPLVALFFTVLSFSQLGEGLKDHFDPVLR from the coding sequence ATGCGTGATACAAGAGCACATACCCGCGAACCCGGTCTGCGCCTGTGGCTGTCGGGGGGCTGGATCACCATTCTGGTGCTGGCTGCCCTGCTTGCCCCCTGGATCAGTCCGCATGACCCGTTGGCGCAGGATCTGTTCGCCGGGCGCATGCCGCCCTTCTGGCAGGCGGGGGCCGATCCCAACTACCTGCTTGGCACAGATTCCCTGGGCCGTGATGTCCTGAGCCGCATTCTGCATGGTGCGCGCCTCGCCTTGACTGTGGCGCTGATTGCCGGGGTTCTGACCTGCCTGATCGGCGCCGCGCTGGGGCTGATCGCGGGTTACTATGGCGGTTGGGCCGATCTGGTGATCTCGCGCCTTGTTGACATCTGGATGGCCTTCCCGCCGGTGCTCTTTGCGATCCTGCTGATCGCTGTCCTAGGCACCGGCATGACCTCGATCATTATCGCCATCGTGGTGATCGACTGGACGCGGTTCGCCCGCGTCATTCGGGCCGAGGCGATGAGCCAGTCCAAGATGGATTATGTGGCCTCGGCCCAAGTGGTGGGGCGCAGCCGGTTTGGTACCGCCCTGACCGAGATCCTGCCCAATGTGCTGCCCACCATCGTGGCGCTTCTGACGCTGGAGATGGGCATCGCGGTCATCGTTGAGGCGATCCTCAGCTTTGTGAACCTGTCGATTTCCACCGATGCGCCCACATGGGGCGGGATGATCGCCGAGGGGCGTACCTCGGTGCATCAGGCCTGGTGGGTGCTGGTCTTCCCGTTGGTCGCCCTGTTCTTCACCGTCCTCAGTTTCTCCCAATTGGGTGAGGGGCTGAAGGACCATTTCGATCCGGTGCTGCGATGA
- a CDS encoding ABC transporter ATP-binding protein: protein MSFLSIQDLTVRLRGNLPILRRVSIDVAAGEVRALVGESGAGKSMIGKSVLGTLPQALGITGGRIILDGEDLEQLSPRARRQRIGAKVALIPQDPLTALNPSRRVGPQITNRLVDILGWTRKAADARALELLAEVHIPDPARVVRAYPHELSGGMRQRILIASAFAAEPKLIIADEPTTALDVTVQKQILRLISEMQQRHGTALLFVTHDLGVVSKVCQTMTVLYSGMVVEDTNVRDFFASPGHPYSAALLAATPKYTDPDGSLTPVPDAVIRAVEEEVAGFDREMEGAA from the coding sequence ATGAGCTTTCTGTCCATTCAAGACCTGACCGTGCGGCTGCGGGGCAACCTGCCGATTCTGCGCCGTGTCTCCATCGATGTGGCGGCGGGAGAGGTGCGCGCCCTCGTTGGCGAAAGCGGCGCGGGCAAATCCATGATTGGCAAATCGGTTCTGGGCACCCTGCCGCAGGCGCTGGGCATCACCGGTGGGCGGATCATCCTGGACGGCGAGGATCTGGAGCAGCTCTCCCCCCGTGCCCGCCGCCAAAGGATCGGCGCCAAGGTCGCTTTGATCCCGCAGGATCCCTTGACCGCGCTCAACCCCTCGCGCCGGGTCGGGCCGCAGATCACCAATCGCCTCGTCGATATCCTCGGCTGGACCCGCAAGGCGGCTGATGCCCGCGCGCTGGAGCTTTTGGCAGAGGTCCATATCCCCGATCCCGCCCGTGTTGTGCGCGCCTACCCGCACGAGCTGTCGGGGGGGATGCGCCAGCGGATCCTAATCGCTTCGGCTTTTGCGGCAGAGCCGAAGCTGATTATCGCGGACGAGCCGACAACCGCGCTGGATGTGACCGTGCAGAAACAGATCCTTCGGCTGATCTCGGAGATGCAGCAGCGCCACGGCACCGCGCTCTTGTTCGTGACCCATGATCTGGGTGTGGTCTCCAAGGTCTGCCAGACCATGACCGTGCTCTATTCTGGCATGGTGGTCGAGGACACGAATGTGCGCGATTTCTTCGCCAGCCCAGGGCATCCCTATTCGGCGGCCCTGTTGGCAGCGACGCCGAAATACACCGATCCGGACGGTAGCCTGACCCCGGTGCCAGATGCGGTGATCCGCGCGGTCGAGGAAGAAGTCGCGGGTTTTGATCGCGAGATGGAGGGCGCGGCATGA
- a CDS encoding ATP-binding cassette domain-containing protein, translating into MSDVIYDVKDLRLSFPDMSRKPILGPAPRIEILKGLTFQIPKGEVLGIVGGSGSGKSTLGRALIRLIEPDSGQIDFEGTDITHMGEDELRPLRRRFQMIFQDPLSSLNPRRRVAGIIAGPLRLQGLEGIDTRVNEALDMVGLPRSFASRYPHELSGGQRQRVGIARAIALSPDFILADEIVSGLDVSSQAQVLNLLEELVRELGLTLAFISHDLSVIRRLCSRILVLYQGEIVENAATADLFAAPAAPYTQELLSAIPLPDPDQVWA; encoded by the coding sequence ATGAGCGATGTGATCTATGACGTAAAGGATCTGCGGCTCAGCTTTCCCGATATGTCGCGCAAGCCAATTCTTGGTCCCGCGCCCCGCATCGAGATCCTCAAAGGTCTGACCTTCCAGATCCCCAAGGGCGAGGTGCTGGGTATTGTCGGCGGGTCTGGCTCTGGCAAATCCACCCTCGGGCGGGCGCTGATCCGGCTGATTGAACCGGACAGCGGCCAGATCGATTTCGAGGGAACAGACATCACCCATATGGGCGAGGACGAACTGCGACCCCTGCGGCGTCGGTTCCAGATGATCTTTCAGGATCCCCTGTCCTCGCTCAACCCGCGCCGCCGGGTGGCGGGGATCATCGCCGGGCCTTTGCGCCTGCAGGGGCTAGAGGGGATCGATACCCGCGTCAATGAGGCGCTGGATATGGTGGGCCTGCCCCGCAGCTTTGCCAGCCGCTATCCGCATGAATTGTCCGGCGGACAGCGTCAGCGCGTCGGGATCGCCCGCGCCATCGCCCTAAGCCCCGATTTCATTCTGGCGGATGAGATCGTCTCGGGGCTGGATGTATCGAGCCAGGCGCAGGTGCTGAATCTGCTCGAAGAGCTGGTACGCGAGTTGGGCCTTACGCTGGCCTTCATCAGCCACGACCTGTCGGTGATCCGCCGCCTGTGCAGCCGCATTCTGGTGCTCTATCAAGGCGAAATCGTCGAGAACGCCGCCACGGCGGATCTCTTTGCGGCGCCTGCAGCGCCCTACACGCAAGAGCTGTTGTCGGCGATCCCCTTACCTGATCCTGATCAGGTCTGGGCCTAA
- a CDS encoding alanine racemase: MTHYYERLIHAVKLAGLHRPALVIDAERLTKNLKTIRKALPNTDRLRLADKSIPVPALLKQGFEVFGTQRVMSFHLPLTAQLLEHFPRAEILLGKPMPVAAAATFIDQTPLANQVTWLIDSAARLAEYRALAEQTETTLRIAFEVNIGLGRGGFAEPADLRVILGQTGQLKVCGLMGYEAHIHALPKILGGGKNAQAEAMRRLADFADCLTPDQREIINTAGSSTLLGLPMSGPANDFTIGSLMIKPSDFDQPINAQIEPAAFIVTPVLKIYDHQLPGHPRLTRILQKTGVIRDRIAFCYGGKWMADPVFPVGLSASPFFAPSSNQHGFCLPRHAVEPSQLVFRPTQSEAVLQQFPELQVFDGARISQTWRPFDVC, from the coding sequence ATGACCCACTACTACGAACGGTTGATCCATGCGGTCAAACTGGCTGGCTTGCATCGCCCGGCGCTGGTCATTGATGCCGAGCGTCTGACAAAGAACCTGAAGACAATACGCAAGGCCCTACCCAACACGGATCGTTTGCGTCTTGCCGATAAATCCATCCCGGTGCCTGCCCTGCTTAAACAAGGCTTTGAGGTATTTGGAACACAGCGGGTGATGTCCTTTCACCTCCCGCTGACGGCGCAACTTCTGGAACATTTTCCCAGGGCAGAAATCCTTTTGGGCAAGCCCATGCCCGTTGCGGCGGCGGCAACATTCATCGATCAGACTCCGCTCGCCAATCAGGTCACATGGCTCATCGACAGCGCAGCCCGTCTTGCCGAGTACCGAGCACTGGCAGAGCAAACCGAAACCACACTTCGCATCGCTTTTGAGGTCAATATCGGCCTTGGTCGCGGGGGTTTTGCCGAACCAGCGGATCTGCGTGTCATTCTTGGCCAGACGGGTCAGCTAAAGGTCTGTGGTCTTATGGGATATGAGGCCCATATCCACGCCCTGCCCAAAATCCTTGGCGGCGGGAAAAACGCCCAGGCCGAGGCGATGAGACGGCTGGCTGATTTTGCTGACTGCTTGACGCCAGATCAGCGCGAGATCATCAACACCGCCGGCAGTTCGACCCTTCTTGGATTGCCGATGTCGGGGCCTGCGAATGATTTCACTATCGGATCCTTGATGATCAAGCCATCCGACTTTGATCAACCCATCAACGCACAGATCGAACCGGCAGCCTTTATCGTGACGCCGGTTCTGAAGATTTATGACCATCAATTGCCCGGCCATCCGCGTCTGACCCGCATCCTGCAAAAGACCGGTGTCATCCGGGATCGCATCGCTTTCTGCTATGGCGGCAAATGGATGGCAGATCCGGTTTTCCCAGTCGGCCTGAGCGCCAGCCCGTTCTTTGCGCCCTCCTCAAACCAACATGGGTTCTGCTTGCCACGGCACGCAGTAGAGCCAAGCCAGTTGGTGTTTCGCCCAACACAATCTGAGGCCGTGCTCCAGCAATTCCCCGAGTTGCAGGTCTTTGACGGCGCGCGTATCAGCCAGACGTGGCGCCCCTTCGATGTCTGCTGA